The DNA window TTCAATGCATGGTATTTGGAAACATGGGTAACACTTCAGGAACTGGGGTCCTTTTCACCAGAAACCCAAGCACTGGTGAGAAGAAGCTCTATGGAGAGTTTCTCCTCAATGCTCAGGTCTTATCAGAGGAACATTTCCATTCGTTTTTATTATTAAccttcatttgaaaaaaatgaagcaTGACCATTTCGTTTCAATAGGGAGAAGATGTCGTTGCAGGGATCAGAACACCAGAAGACTTGGACACCATGAAATGTTGCATGCCTGAAGCATACAAAGAACTTGTGGAGAACTGTGAAATTTTAGAGAGACATTACAAGGACATGATGGTAACATAAAAACTCATAATGAAGGAATTGGAAATAGAAATGTCACACCTGATTTTCTgtttaacttataaaaattcTTTCAGGATATTGAATTCACAGTTCAAGAAAATAGGCTGTGGATGTTGCAATGTCGATCAGGCAAGCGAACAGGTAAAGGTGCTGTAAAGATTGCAGTAGACATGGTTTCTGAAGGCCTTGTTGACAAGAGGACAGCCATTAAGATGGTGGAGCCACAGCACCTCGATCAACTCCTCCATCCACAGGTATATATGTCAATTTTCGAAACTAGGGTTTAAGCTTAATATGCTTTATTTTATCTAATGGTACTCCACTGTTGTTGAAGTAGTTTCAAGATGAATCTGCTTACAAAGACAAGGTGGTTGCAACGGGTTTGCCTGCTTCTCCTGGAGCAGCTGTAGGCCAAGTTGTTTTCTGTGCTGATGCTGCTGAAGAATGGCATGCACAAGGAAAAAGTGTCATCTTGgtaaagattttttaaattttttttgcaTTTAGTTTCCATCGTAACAATccatataatatttatcccGTCCCCAGATGcagtttcaaaatttaatttctgTTTCAACTAAGTGAATTACCAatgcaatattttttaaaattctatttcCATTCTTTGTTGGTATTCTTTAGGACAGTAAAGGTTCTTGATATACCTTTATTAACCTATAAAATAgaggtcaatttttttttttgctacaCTAGTTATGTTATTTCTTCATACACATGTTTATAAAGGTGAGGACAGAAACTAGTCCAGAGGATGTTGGGGGAATGCATGCTGCAACAGGAATCTTGACAGCTAGAGGTGGCATGACATCACACGCGGCTGTTGTAGCCCGTGGGTGGGGAAAGTGTTGTGTTTCTGGGTGTGGAGATATCCGTGTGAATGATTTAGAGAAGGTAGAGGCCTTTTTTGGcagaaaacaataaaaaaaaattaaagaaaagatTCATAAACCTTTACCATAGTGCAGGTGGTGGTGATTGGAGACAAGGTAATTGAGGAGGGCGGGTGGATTTCACTTAACGGGTCAACTGGTGAAGTCATCTTGGGTAAACAACCACTATCTCCTCCAGCTTTAAGTGGTGATTTAGAGGCCTTCATGTCTTGGGCAGATGAATTCAGGAAAATCAAGGTGCTTTTTTCTTTATGGTTCTTATTGTTGTAAATTGTAATTGTGCATTTGATATGAAAGGGTGATCTTTTATAGGTTATGGCCAATGCTGACACACCTGATGATGCTCTAACTGCAAGGAAAAATGGTGCTGAAGGAATTGGATTATGCAGGACAGAGCATATGGTAAAAATCTCTAATTAGAATGATATGTCCCTGAACTGGATATTTTTGTGACCACATTCTCTCAAATTTGCCTCAGTTCTTTGCTTCTGACAAGAGGATAAAGGCAGTTAGAAGAATGATAATGGCAGTCAGTCTTGAGCAGAGGAAGGAAGCACTTGACCAATTGCTACCTTATCAGAGATCAGACTTTGAGGGCATTTTTCGTGCAATGGATGGTACATTTGGCTCTCTAATTCATCAGTGGTCTTGTTTATGTTTCTGCTTTGTGAGACATGTAAGTGGTTGTTTAGGTCTCCCTGTGACTATTCGACTGCTGGATCCTCCACTTCATGAATTTCTACCAGAAGGCGATCTAGAACAGATTGTTGGGGAATTAACCACAGAAACTGGCATGACAGAAGATGAAGTATATTCAAGGATTGAAAATTTATCAGAAGTAAATCCCATGCTTGGTTTCCGTGGTTGCAGGTTTGACTGTCATCTAGTTTTATCAGCAGAAAATCAATTTTCCTTAACTTGGCCTTTATGTAGAATTTACATGATAATGGTCCATGaataactcaaaaataaaaaagtaaaaaaagggGTTTTCTAACTAGATACTGTTTCTCTCAACAGGCTAGGAATATCGTACCCAGAGTTGACTGAGATGCAGGTGCGGGCAATCTTTCAAGCTGCCATTTCCATGAGCAATAGTGGAATTAAAGTCCTTCCAGAGATAATGGTTCCCCTTGTTGGCACCCCTCAGGCATGTATTTATGATTTCTATTCATTCCTGATTTACGAGCCTATTTGAAATCTGTTATCTTGTCACCATCACGATTCTATTGAAAAATCgtcaaagttaaaattgaatttatttgtagctttatttggtataaagaatattttatggATCATAATCCATATATTATCAGAATATTTTCCAGATCTTTGTGATTTATTTGACAAACATAGCAAATGTAAAACTTTTCGGATCATAATCCCGAATAGTCTTGCTATGAGAGTTTCCTAAATAGATGCAATTTATGAGTTAATGAAGGAACTTCGGCATCAAGTGAATTCCATTCACAGCATTGCTAAGAAGGTATTCTCGGAGGCTGGTGTCTCTCTGATATATAAAGTAGGGACCATGATTGAGATCCCCCGAGCTGCTTTAGTTGCAGATGAGGTAATAATCCTAATGTTCTGATAAACAATTTGTAGGAAAAAGAGGGgttgataattaataaataaatacattgaACATGGTGGCAGATAGCAATGGAAGCAGAATTCTTCTCCTTTGGCACAAATGATCTGACACAGATGACCTTCGGGTACAGTAGAGACGATGTAGGGAAGTTTCTCCCAATATATCTCTCCAAAGGCATTCTCCAGAATGATCCATTTGAGGTTCgagtttaatacaaatattcCCACCCAgttccataaaaaaaaaaacagtctGATTCTCTTGAAACCAAAATTGGTGCATCTTTTTTCAGGTTCTTGACCAGAAAGGTGTGGGTCAGCTCATCAAGATGGCAACAGAAAAGGGTCGTGCTGCCAGGCCAAGCTTGAAGGTGTGAGCCGCAGGCCATAAATtctgttttatataattttatccatTTTGGGGCCTGATCTGATGAGTAAATGATTAGGTGGGTATATGCGGGGAGCACG is part of the Impatiens glandulifera chromosome 1, dImpGla2.1, whole genome shotgun sequence genome and encodes:
- the LOC124922678 gene encoding pyruvate, phosphate dikinase, chloroplastic-like, giving the protein MSASVKGVLVKSTDDIYVKRLLKNNVDHNQIEYSRLSHHHHHRSLSVSRWSGHVRLARCHDLQSSANGVLNLKPKKNLPRPDLIRSKAILTPVSDTPPATKKRVFTFGKGMSEGNKGMKSLLGGKGANLAEMASIGLSVPPGLTISTEACQEYQQIGKKVPKELWQEVIEGLENVEKDMGAYLGDPSRPLLLSVRSGAAISMPGMMDTVLNLGMNDDVVASLAAKGGERFAYDSYRRFLDMFGGVVMGIPHSSFEEKLEQLKHAKSVLLDTELTASDLKELVEQYKNVYTEANEKFPSDPKDQLQLAVKAVFDSWDSPRANKYRSINQITGLKGTAVNIQCMVFGNMGNTSGTGVLFTRNPSTGEKKLYGEFLLNAQGEDVVAGIRTPEDLDTMKCCMPEAYKELVENCEILERHYKDMMDIEFTVQENRLWMLQCRSGKRTGKGAVKIAVDMVSEGLVDKRTAIKMVEPQHLDQLLHPQFQDESAYKDKVVATGLPASPGAAVGQVVFCADAAEEWHAQGKSVILVRTETSPEDVGGMHAATGILTARGGMTSHAAVVARGWGKCCVSGCGDIRVNDLEKVVVIGDKVIEEGGWISLNGSTGEVILGKQPLSPPALSGDLEAFMSWADEFRKIKVMANADTPDDALTARKNGAEGIGLCRTEHMFFASDKRIKAVRRMIMAVSLEQRKEALDQLLPYQRSDFEGIFRAMDGLPVTIRLLDPPLHEFLPEGDLEQIVGELTTETGMTEDEVYSRIENLSEVNPMLGFRGCRLGISYPELTEMQVRAIFQAAISMSNSGIKVLPEIMVPLVGTPQELRHQVNSIHSIAKKVFSEAGVSLIYKVGTMIEIPRAALVADEIAMEAEFFSFGTNDLTQMTFGYSRDDVGKFLPIYLSKGILQNDPFEVLDQKGVGQLIKMATEKGRAARPSLKVGICGEHGGEPSSVAFFAQIGLDYVSCSPFRVPIARLAAAQVAAS